From Sus scrofa isolate TJ Tabasco breed Duroc chromosome 18, Sscrofa11.1, whole genome shotgun sequence, a single genomic window includes:
- the ZYX gene encoding zyxin, which produces MAAPRPPRAISVSAPVFYAPQKKFGPVVAPKPKVNPFRPGDGEPPAAAGAQRAQMGRVGEIPPPPPEDFPLPPPPVLGEADEAEGALGGAFPPPPPPIEEPFPPAPLEEEIFPSPPPPLVEEGGPEVPIQLPPQPRDKVSSIDLEIDSLSSLLDDMTKNDPFKARVSSGYVPPPVSTPFISKSNTKPAPGGTAPLPPWKSASSSQPLSQAQPQSQTHFHVQPQPQAKPQVQLHVQPQAQPQPVPSANTQPRGPPAPSPAPKFSPVTPKFTPVASKFSPGAPGGPGSQPSRKSGPPEAPSTGTGSAQPPSFTYAQQREKPQVQEKQHPVPPPAPNQNQVRSSGAPGPLTLKEVEELEQLTQQLMQDMEHPQRQNVAVNEFCGRCRQPLARAQPAVRALGQLFHITCFTCHQCEQQLQGQQFYSLEGAPYCEGCYTDTLEKCNTCGQPITDRMLRATGKAYHPQCFTCVVCACPLEGTSFIVDQANRPHCVPDYHKQYAPRCSVCAEPIMPEPGREETVRVVALDKNFHMKCYKCEDCGKPLSIEADDNGCFPLDGHVLCRKCHTTRAQT; this is translated from the exons ATGGCGGCCCCCCGCCCGCCTCGCGCGATCTCCGTCTCGGCTCCGGTTTTTTACGCCCCGCAGAAGAAGTTCGGCCCGGTGGTGGCCCCAAAGCCCAAAGTGAATCCTTTCCGGCCCGGGGACGGTGAGCCTCCCGCGGCGGCCGGGGCCCAACGCGCACAGATGGGCCGAGTGGGCGAgatccccccaccgcccccagaaG ACTTTCCTTTACCGCCGCCTCCCGTGCTGGGGGAGGCCGACGAGGCGGAGGGCGCCCTGGGAGgtgctttccctccccctcctcccccgatCGAGGAACCGTTTCCCCCTGCGCCTTTGGAGGAGGAGATCTTCCCTTCCCCGCCGCCCCCgctggtggaggagggagggcctGAGGTCCCCATACAGCTCCCACCGCAG CCCAGGGATAAAGTGAGCAGTATTGATCTGGAGATTGACTCTCTGTCCTCACTGCTGGATGACATGACCAAGAATGATCCCTTCAAAGCCCGG GTGTCATCTGGATATGTACCCCCACCGGTCTCCACGCCATTCATTTCCAAGTCCAATACCAAGCCTGCACCTGGGGGCACAGCCCCCCTGCCTCCCTGGAAGTCTGCTTCCAGCTCCCAGCCTTTGTCCCAGGCCCAGCCTCAGAGCCAAACGCACTTCCAtgtgcagccccagccccaggccaagCCTCAGGTCCAGCTCCATgtccagccccaggcccagccccagcctgtgCCTTCGGCTAACACCCAGCCTCGGGGTCCCCCAGCCCCATCTCCCGCCCCTAAGTTTTCTCCAGTGACTCCCAAGTTTACTCCTGTGGCTTCCAAGTTCAGCCCTGGAGCACCAGGTGGACCTGGGTCACAGCCCAGTCGAAAGTCAGGGCCCCCTGAAGCTCCTTCCACTGGCACAGGCTCTGCTCAGCCTCCCAGCTTCACTTATGCTCAGCAGAGGGAGAAGCCCCAAGTGCAAGAGAAGCAGCACCCAGTGCCCCCACCAGCTCCAAACCAAAACCAG GTGCGCTCCTCTGGGGCCCCAGGACCTCTGACTCTGAAGGAGGTGGAGGAGCTGGAGCAGCTGACCCAGCAGCTGATGCAGGACATGGAGCATCCTCAGAGGCAGAATGTGGCCGTGAATG AGTTCTGCGGCCGGTGTCGCCAGCCCCTGGCACGGGCGCAGCCGGCTGTTCGCGCTCTCGGGCAGCTGTTTCACATCACCTGCTTTACCTGCCACCAgtgtgagcagcagctgcagggacAGCAGTTCTACAGCCTGGAGGGGGCGCCGTACTGTGAGGGCTGCTATACT GACACCCTGGAGAAGTGCAACACCTGTGGGCAGCCCATCACGGACCGCATGCTAAGGGCCACCGGCAAAGCCTACCACCCGCAGTGCTTCACCTGTGTGGTCTGCGCCTGCCCCCTGGAGGGCACCTCGTTCATCGTGGACCAGGCCAACCGGCCCCACTGCGTCCCCGACTACCACAA GCAGTACGCCCCCCGGTGCTCCGTCTGCGCAGAGCCCATCATGCCAGAGCCTGGCCGCGAGGAGACCGTGCGTGTGGTCGCGCTGgacaagaacttccacatgaagtGCTACAAGTGTGAG GACTGTGGGAAGCCGCTGTCCATTGAGGCGGATGACAACGGCTGCTTCCCCTTGGATGGCCACGTGCTCTGCCGGAAATGCCACACCACCAGAGCCCAGACCTGA